Proteins found in one Nocardia brasiliensis ATCC 700358 genomic segment:
- a CDS encoding TetR/AcrR family transcriptional regulator, with protein MVEGAIDSLRVRGASATSVDRVLASTGAPRGSVYHHFPGGRTELINDAVVAAGTFMSEYIERLTLEHDPTSALEQFADMWRRTLLDSDFRAGCPVFAVAVETNDEAPEFARAAADSFDRWQRALAGMLVRDGIPQARAARLATLTVTSFEGAIALSRARRTLTPLDDIVQELHDLLVAARPSS; from the coding sequence ATGGTCGAGGGGGCGATCGACTCGCTGCGGGTACGGGGGGCCAGTGCGACCAGTGTGGATCGGGTGCTCGCCAGCACGGGCGCACCGCGCGGATCGGTGTATCACCACTTTCCCGGCGGACGCACCGAGCTGATCAACGACGCGGTGGTGGCGGCGGGCACGTTCATGTCCGAATACATCGAACGCCTCACCCTCGAACACGACCCGACCTCCGCGCTCGAACAGTTCGCCGACATGTGGCGGCGCACCCTGCTCGACAGCGACTTCCGCGCCGGCTGCCCGGTGTTCGCGGTCGCCGTCGAAACCAACGACGAAGCCCCCGAATTCGCGCGTGCCGCCGCCGACTCCTTCGACCGCTGGCAACGCGCCCTGGCCGGCATGCTCGTCCGCGACGGCATCCCGCAAGCGCGTGCCGCCCGCCTCGCCACCCTCACCGTCACCTCGTTCGAAGGCGCGATCGCCCTGAGCCGCGCCCGCCGCACCCTGACCCCCCTCGACGACATCGTCCAGGAACTACACGACCTACTCGTCGCGGCCCGCCCCAGCAGTTGA
- the rox gene encoding rifampin monooxygenase has translation MSPDTDRTSPSFDVIIAGCGPTGAMLAAELRLHGVRVLVLEKETEPASFVRIVSLHMRSLELMAMRGLLDRILEHGRRRPVGGIFAAIPKPAPDGLDSAYAYLLGIQQAVIVRLLEEHAITLGAQVRRGCAVAGFEQDDDGVTVEPADGVPLRARYLVGCDGARSAVRKLLGVGFPGEPAQNDTLMGEMEVDVPQQEIAAKAAEIYRTNKRFSLRPVGDRTYSVVVPAAGVSDPAEPPTLEDFKQQLRAIAGTDFGVHSPRGLSRFGDATRLAERYRVGRVLLAGDAAHIHPPAGGQGLNLGIQDAFNLGWKLAAQIRGWAPETLLDTYHAERHPVAEDVLDNTRAQMELHATEPGPQAVRRLLTELMDFDEVNRYLIEKITATGIRYDFGEGPDLLGRRLADIDLKQGRLYSLLHRGRGLLLDRTERLTVGGWSNRVDYLADPVAALDVPCVLLRPDGHVAWFGDDQQELNDCLSRWFGEPATEFTSGQPTAREEDRTGG, from the coding sequence CTGTCCCCCGACACCGATCGCACGTCCCCCTCGTTCGACGTGATCATCGCCGGATGCGGACCAACGGGTGCGATGCTGGCCGCCGAACTGCGTCTGCACGGTGTGCGGGTACTCGTTCTGGAGAAGGAAACCGAGCCTGCGTCGTTCGTGCGCATAGTCAGCCTGCACATGCGCAGTCTCGAGCTGATGGCGATGCGCGGTCTGCTGGATCGCATTCTCGAACACGGAAGGCGGCGTCCGGTCGGCGGCATCTTCGCCGCGATTCCCAAGCCTGCGCCCGACGGCCTGGATTCCGCGTACGCGTATCTGCTGGGCATCCAGCAGGCGGTCATCGTTCGCCTGCTCGAAGAACACGCGATCACGCTGGGCGCGCAGGTCCGGCGCGGTTGCGCGGTGGCCGGTTTCGAGCAGGACGATGACGGCGTGACCGTCGAGCCGGCCGACGGTGTGCCGCTGCGTGCGCGTTACCTCGTCGGCTGTGACGGCGCGCGCAGCGCGGTGCGCAAACTGCTAGGCGTCGGCTTCCCCGGCGAGCCCGCACAGAACGACACGCTGATGGGCGAGATGGAAGTGGATGTGCCGCAGCAGGAGATCGCCGCCAAGGCAGCCGAGATCTACCGAACCAACAAGCGATTCAGTCTCCGGCCCGTGGGCGATCGGACCTACAGCGTTGTCGTCCCCGCTGCGGGCGTCAGTGATCCCGCGGAACCGCCCACCCTCGAGGACTTCAAACAACAGCTGCGCGCCATCGCCGGAACCGATTTCGGCGTGCACTCCCCGCGCGGGTTGTCCCGCTTCGGCGATGCCACTCGGCTGGCCGAGCGCTATCGGGTCGGGCGTGTGCTGCTGGCCGGCGATGCTGCGCACATCCATCCGCCTGCCGGTGGTCAGGGCCTGAACCTGGGCATTCAGGACGCGTTCAACCTGGGTTGGAAACTGGCCGCACAGATCCGCGGCTGGGCGCCGGAAACACTGCTGGACACCTACCATGCTGAACGTCATCCGGTCGCCGAGGACGTGCTGGACAACACTCGCGCCCAGATGGAACTGCACGCCACCGAACCAGGCCCGCAGGCGGTGCGCAGGCTGCTCACCGAATTGATGGACTTCGATGAGGTGAACCGCTATCTGATCGAGAAGATCACCGCGACCGGCATACGCTACGACTTCGGCGAGGGCCCCGACCTGCTCGGCCGCCGCCTGGCCGACATCGACCTGAAACAGGGCCGCCTCTACAGTCTGCTGCACCGCGGCCGCGGCCTGCTGCTGGACCGCACCGAACGCCTGACCGTCGGCGGTTGGTCGAACCGGGTCGACTACCTCGCAGATCCCGTTGCGGCACTTGATGTTCCATGCGTCCTGCTACGCCCCGACGGCCATGTCGCCTGGTTCGGAGACGATCAGCAGGAGCTGAACGACTGTCTGTCGCGCTGGTTCGGCGAACCTGCCACTGAGTTCACATCCGGGCAGCCGACTGCCCGCGAGGAGGATCGAACGGGCGGGTAG